The Desulfobulbaceae bacterium genome contains the following window.
TAACGCACTTTGAAACCCGTAACCGCCTCGGTATTTACTCGATTACACCTGAAATCCGAAAAATATCTGAAATCGTTGGCTCCTTCGGCTTACACGCCCCTGCCAACGAAAAAAACTCCTTCCTGCAGGTCCTTGGCAGTCTCGCCAACCACTGTAATATCCATACCAATTTCGATGCCGCCAGTCTTTCATTGGAAAGCATTGAAGCTGATCAACGCATCTACTGCCAACTCTCCCCTTCCGGCGCCGGCTTCAATGTTTCACTCCTCTGTAAACCTTACACAGATGGCAACCGATATTTTAAACCTGGAGATGGGGCTCAGGTAATTATCTCGAAATTAGACGGAAAAACCATACAGATAATTCGCAATCTTAAACTGGAAGAGAAAAATGCTCTCCTGGTGGAGCAATCCTGTCCGTCTCTTCAGGATAATGAAGTCGGAGAGTGGGAATGGAGCCTGCAGAGCTTGACTGATTGCTTACAACTTTTGGAAGAACTGGAACTGCTGACCGATAAAATTGTCGTTGAATGGCCTAAAGGCAAACGTTTAAAAATTATTCAATCCGTACATGCCAACCAGCTCATGCTTAAGATCAACAAGCGCCGAAATTGGTTTGAAATCTCTGGTGATTTGACCATTGATGAGGACACCGTCTTGAGCCTCAACGACCTTTTGGCCCGGATTAGGCAAAGCAAATCGAACTTTATCCCCCTGTCGGAAAACAACTACATCGCGCTGTCGTCCGAGCTAAAATCACATTTGCAAAAAATAAGCTCCATTGCCTGGAACGATAATGACACCTTACGATTCTCACCAGTTGCAGCTATGCTGCTGCACAACTCAGACTTCCCGGAAGACACACTTATTGCCGACAATCACTGGCACGACTTAAAATCAAAGATAGCCGAGTGCAACGATACTATTGCTCAACTGCCATCAACAATTAACACCACTCTGCGCACGTATCAAAAAACTGGTTTTGAATGGTTGTCAAAACTCGCCTATCTTGGCTTTGGAGCTTGCCTTGCCGATGAGATGGGCCTGGGAAAAACCATCCAGGCTTTATCGTTTATCCTTGATCAGGCCCCCAATGGTCCTTGCCTGGTTATCGCACCAACCTCTGTCTGTTTTAACTGGATTGATGAGGCGTCAAAATTCACACCCACACTCAACACAGTAACCCTACCGTCTTTCGGTCGCGAGAAAACTGTACGCAAACTTAAAAGCTACGATGTGCTCATCACCAGCTACGGACTGCTTCAGCAGGAACAAGAGCTTTTAAGTGAGGTCCAGTGGCAGGTTATCGCACTCGACGAGGCGCAAGCAATTAAAAACATGACCACGAAACGGTTTAAAGCGGCTTTAAGTTTAAATGGAAAACATCGAGTTGTAACCTCAGGCACTCCACTAGAAAACAATCTCGGTGAACTCTGGAGCATTTTTCGTTTTATAAACCCAGGGCTTTTAGGTTCCATATCACAGTTCAACAAACGTTTTGCCGGGCCCATAGAAAAAAACTCAGATCTACATGCCCAAAAACAACTCAAGAAAATTGTCTCACCTTTCATTTTACGCAGGCTGAAAACTCAAGTGCTTGAGGAACTTCCATCTCGAACCGAGGTGAACCTACAGGTACAACTTTCAGAGGAAGAGAAAACCTTATATGAATCGTACAGGAGGGAGGCCGTTGAAAACTTGACCAACGACACGTCCCCAAACGGTCATCGGCATATTAAAATCCTTGCCGAAATCATGAAACTCCGGCGCTTGTGCTGCAATCCAAATCTCATAGCGCCTGAACTGAAACTCAATAGCTCCAAACTCACAGTATTTGACTCGATACTCACCGACTTATTATCCGGTGGTCACAAGGTTCTTGTTTTCAGCCAATTTGTCGACCACTTAAAAATCCTCAGAAAATATATAGAGTCACGCAATATACACTATCAATATTTAGATGGGAGCACCTCGACAGCTCAGCGCAGAGTTTGTGTAAAGGCCTTCCAGGCTGGAGAAGGCGATGTCTTCCTGATCAGCCTCAGAGCTGGTGGCTTAGGCCTTAACCTGACCGCGGCAAATTATGTAATCCACATGGACCCATGGTGGAATCCAGCCGTAGAAGACCAGGCCTCTGACCGAGTTCATCGAATAGGGCAGAAACTTCCGGTCACAATTTATCGTTTAATTACACAAAACACTATCGAAGAAAAGATTGTTGAACTCCATCAGCACAAAAGAGAACTGGCAGAAAACCTTCTCAAAGGGACAGAACTTTCAAACAAAATTTCGTCCGACGAACTCATTAAAATTCTCAGCCACGAGACTATCTGATCTATTTTTTTATCCAGCATCACCCTTTGCCATAAAAATACTTGACTAATCTTGGGCTGTTAGGCCATATAAAAAAAACATGCTCATAAAGGAAATAAAAATGAAAAACCCAATCAAGTTACGTTTAGTATCTATATTGACAGCCGGCTTGCTTTCCTTACTGATTACGACACTATCACAGGCAGAGATTCGTTACGTTGTTGATGTTCTTGTTGTTTCATTACGTGAAGGCCCAGACAACTCTTTTGCTTCGTTGAAATCGCTCAAAACAGGAGACTCTTTCACACTTCTTGACGAACAGGAAAACTTCATTAAAGTTGAAACCAAGGAAGGTCTTGTCGGCTGGCTCCCAACCCAATACACGACTGCCAAGCCGCCAAAAGCATTTCTGGTAGACAAATTAACTCAGCAGGTTGAAAAAATTAGCAAAGATAAAGAAAACCTCGAAAATAAAACAAAACAATTAGCTGAGCAATTGGCCAGTAAAGAACAAAAAATCAACGAGGTCGAAAACAGGTATTCCTTAATCAAAAAAACTGAGAACTCGGACTTAATCTCCCTGCAAAAACAACTTGATGAAATCACTAAAGAGTATGAATCCTTAGTAAGTCAGTCGGAGACTACAATCAAAACTGCCAATGAACGTGATTTCCTTGCAAAAAATAATGCTGCACTGCTTGCAAAGGTTGCCTCTCTTGAAGGGGAGAACACAAATCTAGCCAACAAGCAGGCTCTTTACTGGTTTCTCGCTGGCGGTGGGGTGTTTATTATTGGTTGGATAATTGGCCGGGTATCATCGAGACGTCAACGCAATTCGTTGACCCTTTAACAGACTACGTTCAACTATTTTCATTTTTATCTTTACAGAGATCAATTATTTTAATTAACTATTATAGTTAGTTAATTAATTATGTCCGATCGACAAGATAAAGGCGTGGAGGAGATTAGTAAAATGGATGGACAAATTATGCCGGGGTGGTTCAGGCATCCAAAACTTGGCCTGATCAAGGTGATTACAAACGAAAACCAGGAATGGGTATACCAGTGTTTTTCTGATAGCGGCAGCAGGGCGCTATCGAAAGAAAAGAAACTAGACAGTTGGATATGGGCACTCTGCGAGCAGGATTTCACAACAAAATCATAACACGACTTAATCTCCGTATAATCAAAAAAAGGGGTACGAATGTCGTAAAAACCATTCATACCCCATTCTCATAACAACTAACTTTTTTATGACAATTTTGCCAGGGCTTCCTTGAGCCGGATCATACCCTTTTCCAAAACATCCATTGAGGTTGCAAAAGAAAACCGCACAAAATCATCGGCACCAAACGCTGCCCCCGGCACAGAAGCAATCAGGGCTTCGTCGAGCAAATAATCAGACATATCGACAGAGTTGCCAATGGTAGTGTCACCATATTTTCTGCCAAAATAATGTGAGAAATTGGGGAAGACATAAAAGGCCCCGTTTGGCTTTACACAGCTGACCCCCTCGATAGACTGCAACTCATCAAGAACATATCTGAGCCGTGGCTCAAATGACTCCTTCATCCTGACCGGGAAACCCTGGTCACCTGAAACAGCAGCCAGAGCCGCCTTTTGAGAGATAGAGCTTGGATTGGAAGTGCTCTGACTTTGAATTTTGTTCATTGCCGCAATAACATGCTTTGGCCCAGCGGAGTAACCAATGCGCCAGCCGGTCATAGCAAAGGATTTACTCACGCCATTAAGAATAATTATCTGATCCTTCAGTTCAGGAGAAATATCCAGAATATGCGGAAGTTTACCTTCCGAATAAACAATTGTGTCATAAATATCATCAGAGATCACGACTAAATTGTGTTTAAGCGCATATTCAGCCACGAGTGCCAGACCAGCTCTTGAAAAAATAGCTCCAGTAGGGTTGGAGGGGCTGTTAAGTATAATACCCTTGGTTTTGCTACTGACGCATTTATCCAGCTCTTCTTTGCGGATGTCAAAATTATGTTCTTCGCTTAACTGAAGGTAAACAGGCTTGGCACCTGCCAATTCGATTATTGGCGGATACGATACCCAATATGGCGTTGGGATTATAACTTCATCACCCGGCCCGAACAAGGCCTGTCCCATGTTGTAGAGGCCATGCTTGCCACCGCAGCAAACCTGAATCTGATCAGGCTCATACTGCCAGCCCTTGTCTTCAGCAAAACGGTGACAAATTGCTTCGCGCAGTTCAATAATACCAGGTACCGCTGTATAGCGCGTAAAACCTTCGTCAATTGCTTTTTTAGCTGCCAGGCACACATGTTCAGGTGTTTCAAAGTCAGGCTCACCAACACTGAAATTCAAAACATCGGAACCGGCAGCCCTCAGTGCCTTTGCCTTCGCATTGACAGCTAATGTCGGTGAAGGTTTAATCTGACGCATACGCTCAGCAACTTCTATTTGTGTCGCCATTTTTGTATATCTCCCAAGCCGGCCAGCCGCCGAAATTAACAGTTAAGAATAAATCTATAAATTATGAGTTACTTAATCCAAAGTTTTAAAGAAAACAATTAATAAAATACTTCAGTTAAAATCAACCCGTGCGCCGGAGCGGTTGCATCAGCACAAGATCTATCTTTTGAGGCAAAAACCGCTGCAAATTC
Protein-coding sequences here:
- a CDS encoding TIGR04211 family SH3 domain-containing protein encodes the protein MKNPIKLRLVSILTAGLLSLLITTLSQAEIRYVVDVLVVSLREGPDNSFASLKSLKTGDSFTLLDEQENFIKVETKEGLVGWLPTQYTTAKPPKAFLVDKLTQQVEKISKDKENLENKTKQLAEQLASKEQKINEVENRYSLIKKTENSDLISLQKQLDEITKEYESLVSQSETTIKTANERDFLAKNNAALLAKVASLEGENTNLANKQALYWFLAGGGVFIIGWIIGRVSSRRQRNSLTL
- a CDS encoding pyridoxal phosphate-dependent aminotransferase, whose amino-acid sequence is MATQIEVAERMRQIKPSPTLAVNAKAKALRAAGSDVLNFSVGEPDFETPEHVCLAAKKAIDEGFTRYTAVPGIIELREAICHRFAEDKGWQYEPDQIQVCCGGKHGLYNMGQALFGPGDEVIIPTPYWVSYPPIIELAGAKPVYLQLSEEHNFDIRKEELDKCVSSKTKGIILNSPSNPTGAIFSRAGLALVAEYALKHNLVVISDDIYDTIVYSEGKLPHILDISPELKDQIIILNGVSKSFAMTGWRIGYSAGPKHVIAAMNKIQSQSTSNPSSISQKAALAAVSGDQGFPVRMKESFEPRLRYVLDELQSIEGVSCVKPNGAFYVFPNFSHYFGRKYGDTTIGNSVDMSDYLLDEALIASVPGAAFGADDFVRFSFATSMDVLEKGMIRLKEALAKLS